In Odocoileus virginianus isolate 20LAN1187 ecotype Illinois chromosome 5, Ovbor_1.2, whole genome shotgun sequence, a single window of DNA contains:
- the RAB13 gene encoding ras-related protein Rab-13 produces MAKAYDHLFKLLLIGDSGVGKTCLIIRFAEDNFNNTYISTIGIDFKIRTVDIEGKKIKLQVWDTAGQERFKTITTAYYRGAMGIILVYDITDEKSFENIQNWMKSIKENASAGVERLLLGNKCDMEAKRKVQKEQADKLAREHGIRFFETSAKSSMNVDEAFCSLARDILLKSGGRRLKNNNKPPSTDLKTCDKKNTNKCSLG; encoded by the exons ATGGCCAAAGCCTACGACCACCTCTTCAAGTTGCTGCTGATCGGGGACTCAGGGGTGGGCAAGACTTGTCTGATCATTCGCTTTGCAGAGGACAACTTCAACAACACTTACATCTCCACCATCG GAATTGATTTCAAGATTCGCACTGTGGATATAGAGGGGAAAAAGATCAAACTGCAAGTCTG GGACACAGCTGGCCAAGAGCGATTCAAGACAATAACTACTGCCTATTACCGTGGAGCCATG GGCATTATCCTAGTATATGATATCACAGATGAGAAATCCTTCGAGAATATTCAGAACTGGATGAAGAGCATCAAAGAG AATGCCTCGGCTGGGGTAGAGCGCCTCTTACTGGGGAACAAGTGTGACATGGAGGCCAAGAGGAAGGTGCAGAAGGAGCAGGCTGATAAG TTGGCTCGGGAGCATGGAATCCGATTTTTTGAGACAAGTGCTAAATCCAGTATGAATGTAGACGAG GCTTTCTGTTCCCTGGCACGGGACATCTTACTCAAGTCAGGAGGCCGGAGATTG aaaaacaacaacaagcccCCCAGCACTGACCTGAAAACTTGTGACAAGAAGAATACCAACAAGTGCTCCTTGGGCTGA
- the JTB gene encoding protein JTB, protein MPAGAGRRGLPQGHHLCWLLCAFTLRLCQAEAPVREEKLSVSTSNLPCWLVEEFVVAEECAPCSNFQAKTTPECGSTGYVEKITCSSSQRSEFKSCRSALMEQRLFWKFEGTVIGLALVFACLVIVRQRQLDRKALEKVRKQIESI, encoded by the exons ATGCCTGCGGGCGCGGGGAGGCGTGGCCTCCCCCAGGGCCACCACCTCTGCTGGTTGCTCTGCGCTTTCACTTTAAGGCTCTG CCAAGCAGAGGCTCCCGTGCGGGAAGAGAAGCTGTCAG tGAGCACCTCAAATTTGCCGTGCTGGCTGGTGGAAGAGTTTGTGGTGGCAGAAGAGTGTGCTCCATGCTCTAATTTCCAGGCT AAAACCACCCCTGAGTGTGGTTCCACAGGATATGTGGAGAAAATAACATGCAGCTCATCTCAGAGGAGTGAGTTCAAAAG CTGCCGCTCAGCTCTGATGGAACAACGCTTATTCTGGAAATTTGAAGGGACTGTCATAGGTCTGGCCTTGGTCTTTGCTTGCCTTGTCATCGTTCGTCAGCGACAACTGGACAGAAAGGCTTTGGAAAAGGTCCGGAAGCAAATTGAGTCCATATAG